The region ACACACGCTACTATTGCCAATTACTCTAAAACATTAGGTTCATTTACAAGAAGTGGAATATTTGCAGCCAATGAGTGGAAAAACGATGTAACGGGCCAAACGGAACAAGGGGCTTTACAACTGCTCAGCATTCGAAACAGTATCGTATATTCAGATAAAGACAATGCTGTTTTCTTTGAACAAACACCGGGACAGCAGTTTGAATTTTTAATACAAAACTCTTTACTCAAATACTCCGGAACTTCTCAGGCAGGATTTCCGTTTGACAACAATGTAAATGTTGTTCAGAGTATTAAAAATGATGATCCTCAATTCATCAATTATTTTACAGCAAAACAAAATCTAAGAGTAAAGTCTACCTCTCCTGCAAGAAATAAAGGAAATCTTTCTGTTGCAGCAAGTGTTCCTAACGATATTGTAAATGTCAGCAGAACTGTTTCTCCTACTCTTGGAGCCTATCAATAAATCTTATAAACATAATCAAAGCTAAGAATGGAATTTAATTTTATTGAGAAATTACCTTTTTTATTAGCCCTTTTAATTGTAATCGCCTGTTATCTGGCGATAAGGAGCTTCTTTAAAAAAATTGGCAACTATACTGAAAATTCAGGAAAATCGGCAGATTACTTAGAAGAAATAAAAGAAGAACTCAAAGTATTAAACAGTAAAATCAGTTCTTTGGAAGAACAGCTTAACAATAAGTCATAATGGAAATTACAAGTCTGCAGCATCAGGTTGATGAATGGATAAAAACAATTGGTGTCCGTTATTTCAATGAACTTACCAACATGGCAATGCTGACGGAAGAGGTAGGTGAAGTAGCAAGAATCATTGCCAGAAGATATGGAGAGCAAAGCGAGAAGGAAAGTGATAAAAGCAAAGATCTCGGTGAAGAATTGGCGGACGTGCTATTTGTAACGTTATGTTTGGCTAATCAGACAGGGGTAAACTTGCAGGAAGCTTTTGATAAGAAAATGAAAATAAAAACTGATCGCGATAAAGACCGTCATCAGAATAATGAAAAACTGAAATAGTTATAGAAATGAGTTATGAATTAATTTAAACTCATCATCCCAATTTAATGTAGAAATAAATAATGAAGTTAGAAAAATCAAAATTAATCGGAGACAATACCATACAAATCAGCGGTTCGAAAAGTATTTCGAATCGTTTGTTGATTTTAGAAAATTTGTTTAAAAATATACAAATTGGTAATTTGTCTAATTCCCAGGATACCCAATTACTGAAAAAAGCTTTATCGGAAAATACTGAAACCGTAGATATTCACCATGCCGGAACTGCAATGCGTTTTCTTACTTCTTACTATTCTATTGCGGAAGGAAAAACCACTATTCTTACAGGTTCGGGAAGAATGAAAGAACGTCCTATAAAAAACCTGGTTACTGCTTTACAAAATCTGGGCGTAGAAATCGAATACCTGGAAAATGAAGGATTTCCTCCATTGAAAATTCATGGAAGAAAAATTACGGAGACCAAAGTAGATGTTCCCGCTAATATATCAAGCCAGTTTATTACTTCTCTCTTGTTGATTGCCGGTAAGCTGGAAAAAGGACTGGAAATAAATCTTGTGGGTGAAGTCACTTCGAGATCCTATATCGAGATGACTTTAGATATTCTGAAAAAATTCGGAATTCAGGCAAGTTTTGTAGGAAATTTAATTAAGGTGCAACCTTTTAATGAAAACAACCAATCCTCTGTTATAAACTATGAAGTGGAAAGTGACTGGAGCTCAGCTTCATACTTCTACTCTTTTGCAGCACTGGGAAGAAAAACGATTCATTTAAAAAGCTTTTATAAGGAATCCACTCAGGGAGATTCTGCCATCGCTAAAATTTATGAAGAGTTTTTTGGAATAAAAACAATTTTCACAGAAGCAGAACATAAAATTACACTTCACCCGGATCCAAATTTTCAATTCCCTGAAAAAATCGTTCTGGATATGAATAACTGTCCGGATATCGCACAAACACTTTGTGTAACTGCAGCCGCTTTGAAAATTCCTTTCAAAATTTCAGGTCTGGGAACATTAAGAGTGAAAGAAACTGACAGATTGCTGGCTTTATATAATGAATTACAGAAACTGGGAACTGAAACAGAAATCACAGATACTACGATACAGTCAATCCGGTTCAACGACCCGCAAGAGAATATTTCAATAAAAACCTATCAGGATCACAGAATGGCAATGAGTTTTGCGCCGTTTTGCCTGATTAAAGAATTAAATATTGAAGACGAAATTGTAGTCGAAAAATCTTACCCGATGTTTTGGGAAGATCTGTCGAAGATTTTAAATAAAGACTAAATGAAACTTTTTCTTTCTTTGCTCTCCTTCATTACTTTTACTCCTTTCCCATCACAGGAATTGAAAGATTTTTCTGTTCCAAAAGAGTATGAAAAAGTGCTGGAAGTAAAAGGTGATCTGGATAAAGACGGAAAAGAAGAAACAGTTATTGTATACAACACTCCTGAAAAAATTGAGAATCAAGGGAACAAAAGGAAATTCTATATTTTAAAAAGCACTCAGGGAAATTGGAAAATATGGAAGGAAAATACAACGATCCTCAATTCAAGCGGGGCTGGTTTTTATCCTGAAGACAATAAGCTGGAAATACAGATAAAGAATAATTGCCTTGTCATTTCCCAGTCCTTGTATTCCAATTCAAGGCATACGGATACAAGCAAATATACTTTTCGTTTTCAAAACGGGGATTTTTATCTCATTGGCGCATTCAATCAATTTGAAGATACCTGTGAATTCAGCTTTACCCACGATGTAAATTTCTCTACCGGGAAAGCCATTGTTGACGAAACGTATTCTGAATGTGACGGAGATGAAAACAGAAAAATTCCAAAAAATGATCACAAAGAATTTATTCATAAATTCGACACGCTTATAAAAATGAACGACTTTAGGATCGGTGAAAACAAATTCAAGATTCCTAATTTAAAAAAATATTTTACTTACTAATGTCAAAAACTATTATCATAACGGGAACGTCATCAGGAATCGGTTTCGTATTAGCAGAATATTTCGGAAAGAAAGGTCATAAAGTCTATGGTTTGAGCCGAAAACATACCGAAAGTCAATATTTCACATCTATTCCGACTGATGTTACAGATAACGATGCGGTACAAAATGCTATCGCCCAAGTATTGACTAGAGAGACGAGAATTGATGTTCTGATCAACAATGCCGGAATGGGAATGGTAGGAGCCGTAGAAGATTCTACTAAAGAGGATATCTTAAAATTATTCAACCTGAACCTCGTAGGAGCCGTTCAGATGATGAGTGCCGTAATGCCTAAAATGCGTGAAAACAAATTCGGGCAGATCATTAATGTTTCCAGTATCGGAAGTGAAATGGGACTGCCTTTCCGCGGGTTTTACTCTGCTTCAAAGTCGGCTTTGGATAAAGTAACTGAAGCAATGAGATACGAAGTGTACCCTTGGAATGTACATGTCTGCTCACTTCATTTGGGAGATATCAAAACCAATATTGCTGAAAACCGCGTAAGAACAAAGGTTTCCGAACCATACAAAAATGTGTTTGATAAGGTATATGCTTTGATGAATTCGCACGTAGGAGATGGAACTGAACCTTTGGAAGTTGCAGAATATGTTGATGCTCTTTTAAATAAAAACAAATGGAAAGCTCATTATTATTTTGGTAAATTCGGGCAGAAAATAGGAGTTCCTTTAAAATGGATCCTTCCGCAGGGAACTTATGAGAATTTAATGAAGAAATATAATAAACTTGCATAAAAAGAGTTGAATGATTGGATGCATTGTCATTCTGAACGGAATGAGATGCAGTGAAGAATCTTTTTGTTATAAAGATTTTTCCATATTATACATTCAGAATGACAAATTGAAGTTAATTTTAAACATATTTTTTATCCTTCTTTGCGTTTTTACCCAAGCGCAGAAAAAACATTATTGGCTTATAGATTCTGAAACCAATGCAAGAAAAAAAGTAAAAGATTCAGCTTCTGCGGTCAAATTTTTAGATTCCCTGGCTCAAAGCAATTATTTTCTGACGCAGCTAAAAGATGTAAAAGTAAAAGGTGACAGTACCGAAATCTTTTATGACAAAGGAAAAAACTTCAATGAGACTTTTATTGATCTTTCCGATTCTTTAGCGCTCAAATTAAAATCAAAGAAAGAATTTTTTACAAAAAATCTAGATTCTACCAAGAAAAGCATCAACAAAATATATATTGATGAAGGGTATTCTTTCAGCAGGATCAAAGCAAAATATAAGGGGCAAAAAAACGGCTATCCAATTGTAAATCTTGAGATTAATAAAAATGACAAAAGAACAATTGACGGTTTTGTTATGAAAGGCTATGTAAAAGTTCCCAAAAGGTTTATGAAAAATCTTGAAAAGGAATTTAAAGGCAAAACCTATGATGATAAAAATCTTTTAGCTATCAATAAAAATTTCCAGAGCCATCCGTTTCTTTCCCTGGAACGGCAGCCGCAAACACTTTTTACGAAAGACTCTACACAGATCTATCTGTTTTTAGAAAAGAAAAAGACGAACACCTTTGACGGAGTTATCGGTTTTGGAAATGACAAAACGGATAAATTTACCTTAAACGGAACTTTGAACGTTAATTTCAAGAATATGTTCAATGGTTTTGAAACTGTCAATTTATACTGGCAAAGAAATCCGGATAAAGGACAGACTTTTGATCTTCAAACAGATATCCCATATCTTTTTAAATCTAATGTTGGGATGAATATGAAAATCAATA is a window of Candidatus Chryseobacterium colombiense DNA encoding:
- a CDS encoding 3-phosphoshikimate 1-carboxyvinyltransferase is translated as MKLEKSKLIGDNTIQISGSKSISNRLLILENLFKNIQIGNLSNSQDTQLLKKALSENTETVDIHHAGTAMRFLTSYYSIAEGKTTILTGSGRMKERPIKNLVTALQNLGVEIEYLENEGFPPLKIHGRKITETKVDVPANISSQFITSLLLIAGKLEKGLEINLVGEVTSRSYIEMTLDILKKFGIQASFVGNLIKVQPFNENNQSSVINYEVESDWSSASYFYSFAALGRKTIHLKSFYKESTQGDSAIAKIYEEFFGIKTIFTEAEHKITLHPDPNFQFPEKIVLDMNNCPDIAQTLCVTAAALKIPFKISGLGTLRVKETDRLLALYNELQKLGTETEITDTTIQSIRFNDPQENISIKTYQDHRMAMSFAPFCLIKELNIEDEIVVEKSYPMFWEDLSKILNKD
- a CDS encoding nucleotide pyrophosphohydrolase, whose amino-acid sequence is MEITSLQHQVDEWIKTIGVRYFNELTNMAMLTEEVGEVARIIARRYGEQSEKESDKSKDLGEELADVLFVTLCLANQTGVNLQEAFDKKMKIKTDRDKDRHQNNEKLK
- a CDS encoding SDR family oxidoreductase — translated: MSKTIIITGTSSGIGFVLAEYFGKKGHKVYGLSRKHTESQYFTSIPTDVTDNDAVQNAIAQVLTRETRIDVLINNAGMGMVGAVEDSTKEDILKLFNLNLVGAVQMMSAVMPKMRENKFGQIINVSSIGSEMGLPFRGFYSASKSALDKVTEAMRYEVYPWNVHVCSLHLGDIKTNIAENRVRTKVSEPYKNVFDKVYALMNSHVGDGTEPLEVAEYVDALLNKNKWKAHYYFGKFGQKIGVPLKWILPQGTYENLMKKYNKLA